GCAAGTAGTACATTATTAGTTGTCAATCTGCCTGGGGAAAAGGCACTTTGAGCCTCATCTATACATCAATCTAAAACTTTTTCGAAGTGATTTGCTACCGTTTTAGAAATTATCTTATAAAGGACCAAGCATAAATTCGTGGGCTGAGCAGTTTTCAAAATGAGAACAATATTAGTAGCATTGCAAGATTCTAGAGACATACCTTCATTCAGAATACTCAGGTAAAAATTGCTCACATCCCATCCAATAATATGCCAAATTTGCTTATAGAAAATCGTCAAGAAACCGTCTCTACTCGCTGCCTTCGTTGGTTCCGTGCTTTTCACAACAGTAAAAATCTCCTCCTTCGTATAAGTTGCCGTTAACATCTGATTCATGTCCTCTATGATTTTTCGCTCCACTCCGTTTTAAAAAGGATATGTTCCATATTTCTCACTcattttgaagagaaaaaatctttaaaataattacgaGCAATCGCATCCATATCCTCTTCTTCATGCTAGATCACGCCCAATTCATTCTCCAATCCTCTTATGCAATTAACGTGTCTTTTTGAGACGTAAACCTGTGAAAAAACAGTGTGTTCTTGTCCCCCATTTTCAACCAGTTTGCTTGGGCCCTCTATTCCCAATATAATTCTTGTTTCTCCATCTCCCAATTTAACTGcaatttaatatcaataatttctGCAAGCGTTTCATAGTCTCTTTTAGCTTCAGTGAGTAATTCCAATCTATTGTTCAGTTTTTTTTACTTCCTCGCCCCGTTTCTTTTTTATATTCCTCTCCCATTTCTATAAGGTTTTTTTGAGAGCATCCGATTTCGATAAAATATCACCTGATTTAGGCTCCCACACCTTACAAATAATCTCTATACACAAACCCTCCAAAACCCACCATGCTTCAAATTTGAACTTTTTACGCCTTTTTCCATTTTCTCCCTAGTTCGTTCGAACTAGTAGTGGACAATGGTCCGAGAAAGAATGGGGTAATGATCAATAGAAAAATGAAGGAATAAATTTAACCAATCTATATTTATCACTCATCTATCCAACTGTTCCCTATTATTTGTTTCTGGTAAATTACCTCTTTCCCAATAGTACCAAGAGCCGAAAAACCTCTATTAAATAATTGACAATCCTTGAGCACCTTGTGAAAGTTTTCCATGCGCTTTCTTCCTTTGGGATTCATCCAACCTTCTCATGTGCATACAGAATCTCTTTAAAATCACCACTATTAGCCAAGGTACATCACAATTTTCCCTAAGGCACTGAAGTAGATTCTAGTTCTCTTCTCTATGTCTAATGATTAGGCCTCCATAAAAACCTGTAAATCTCCATTTCAAGCTTCCATCTTCCTCTTGAATATTTGCATCAATATGATTTTTTGGAGAAACTCCGAATACTAACCAACGCATTTCCATTCCACAAAATACTAAGACCTCCTTTAGAACCTTCCACTTAAACATCAATCCCATTCTTGAATCCACATCTTCTTCGCACTTTCTCCATTCGCATCCCATCTAACTTCGTCTCCATTAAGAAGAAAGTTTGAGGATTAATAGAATTCAACATAAATCAAAGCCTTCGAATAGCCTGTAAACTCCTCAATCTGTGGACATTCCACGATAAAAGTTTTATGGCTTCCGGTCTGCTTGCCCCTTGGCAATCGTCAATATTTGATTATAGTGAGCATTATTTTGCTAAACTAAAGCTCCAaatgaatcaataaaattagaaaCATTAGTAACCATTTCTTCAGTTCTAGGTATTTTCTTCTCATCAACATTCACTAGTGGGTCATCTTCAACATCATGGTCCATATTAATTTGGTCCATTGAACTAGATGAACCACtttgatttgaaaaatcaaTATTATGATTTCCTTCCAAATTAAATCCTGGAGTCGGGTTGATATGATTTCCAAAAACATTCCTCTATTCATCCCTTTGATTACTTCCTGAATCATGTCGTGTCTAATTTCTTTCCTTAAGCACATCATCCCCTTCCTCCCGAAGCCAAACACTACTTGTAGTAATGGCCCTTCGTATTACCACCTTCAAAGAAATCTCCATCCAAACTCCATGATTTCTCTTTTAAGATTCAATCTAGCAGGGCAAAACTTATTATTGTGACCTAAACATCCACATAAGAAAGAAAACAGCGTAAGCTTTTCATACCAAAAATTTGCAtaagttaattttgataaaggaagcataattttattctttcttttcaatAGTTTCTTGACATCTGTCTCTACACGAACTCTCAGATAACTCATTAGCCCTCTATTCAGCTGCTTCGAGTCAAATTCCAGAAATCTACCCACAAATTTGTCTAATTGCTTAGCAACAGCTTTTGAGAAAAAACCTGGGGTAAATCATCTTGAACCCAGAAAGTCGAATAAATTAACAGCACCAACTTTGGATCTTCATCATCGTTTTTCAACCTATGGATAATCAAAAGATATTTATTGAATGTCCAAGTACTTCCACTGACCACTCGATATACATccaattcatggaaaaacttgAATAGATATCGTCTTCCCTCAAGATCCATAATCTAAACACCCCTGAGAGGATGCCACAGATTTGCCATTGTGGTTTTGATTACAGTGAAATGAACCACACTCGATGTCAGAAAACATCCCACCAAGCAATATTAATACGCCGACTTTTGTAAAACCGGATTAATTGGTAACAAATTTGCCTCCTCCTCTTCCCCATCATCTATATTGAGACCTTCCAACTCCTTTTCCATGGTGAGAAGCACTTTCAAGAGAACAGGTAgtaaaaacctttttaaaagcaacaataaaagaaacttttaacaaagaaaaaaataatgacaaaagCGTGCTACAGAGAGCAGACCAAACGTGCTACAAAGAGCAGATGACTTAGGCTCCCTTTGGATGCAACTGCATCTTAGTACGTTGGTTTTTTAACgctaaaaaaaattgcaactgAAATGTTAGTAAACGCAAGGCTGTTTGGAAAGCTTTCTTCAGTGCGTTGAAAATGCATTTCACCTCACCGGAGTCTCCAATCCAGACTGGAGCCTTTTGTTCCAGTAAAAATTTGGcaacttcaatttctttttgttttcttcttttacccATATATTCTTCAGTTGCATTCTTCAGGCTTTTCTGATGTTTGGTTACCTTCTTCTCCCctttccccttccccttccctTTCCCCTTCCCCTTGGGTTGCAAATCAGTTTGGTTAAGGACTTCTTCCGGTTCCTCCTTCATCCAGGTAAgctccttctccttcttccgttcttcattcctttttcttcttccgttcttcatcttctcttcttagcatattctattttgtttcctctctttctctctttctcagGAAAATCTACCATGAATGCTTCTATTAGTACATCAAGAGATCACAAAGTCTTCTCAATTTCCCccttgaaattaatttttcaaattcaattttgatgaattcTTAATTTGtgtaaagaagaaaaaggaaaaactaatCGAAAATGTTTCCACAGTTCGGAGCGACGGCGGAGACGTTGAGCAAGGCGTCGACGATGGTGTTCCGGATCGAAACCGATGCTCACCTCTACGACGATCCAGATGATGTCAGCATAGCTCCGCTTTTAGATAGTAAATTCGATTCGGAGAAGTGTGAGGCTCTCAAGCGACTCCTCGCTCTCATCGCTCAAGGCTTCGACGTCTCCAATTACTTCCCTCAGgtaatttgtttttcatttttggtttctttttattgaatgaactctgaaaaaattacttaaaatttaatattgaagTGATCtggattttttaatttcattcagAGCACCATTTTGACTGCTGATAAGGTTTCTGGAAagtgtaaataaatttaagtgtctaaaagtttaaatatcatTGTTTAATAGGTGTAGTGAACTTATCACAGGataattgagaaagaaaattaagttaTCGAGTGTTGTAGTTATAATTCATTGGATCTTTATTGATAGTTGTACTCTGATTAGTGAAGAAATGGTTGAATCGGGTCTAGGACTGTGGATAAAATACAGATAGCTGTTCATAATTGCATTCATGATATGAAATCAGGGTTTGGTAATGGATACTTTTAAATcttatatttgtttgttaattGAGGTGTATATATGTTTTTCATCTCTCTGGTTGCTTGAATTACAGGTTGTTAAAAACGTGGCATCTCAATCTTTGGAAGTAAAGAAACTTGCTTATTTGTATCTACTGCATTATGCTGAAAAGTATGTTTCGCAAACTTCTCTTacaatattctttttattttcctatggTTGCTTCCATATGTTAAGAAGCAATATTAGTAAATGAGGGAATTATTAGTATGAACAAAGAACATGTTTGCTTGAAATCTATCTCTAATTGCACCGGATAGAAACGGTATCAAGTTTAACTAGTTATTAGATAAGAGTAGTTATTAGATCATGGTTTTTAAGCacttttcaagtttaattaattacaattcatTTTGAAGAActattctttttcttaataaaagCAGTGCTTAAGGTGGTGGAAACTcattagtttaaaataatagtgGCTCAAAGGAGAGGTGATGAGTGACCTGGATTGTATTTCTTGTATTTAAGCAGGTAGATTGaacttattattaatgtttCTGTGTTTAATTTTGTAGGCGTCCCAACGAAGCATTGTTGTCAATTAATTGTTTCCAGAAGGATTTGGGGGACCCTAATCCCTTGGTGAGAGCATGGGCACTTCGCACCATGGCTGGAATTCGTCTTCATGTTATTGCACCTCTTGTTCTGGTGGCTGTGGGCAAGTGTGCTAGAGATCCATCTGTCTATGTTAGAAAATGTGCAGCTAGTGCTCTTCCAAAAGTACATGATTTGCGCCTAGAGGAACATACCTCGGCAATTGAAGAGGTTCACTTGATAGATTTATTTCTTCATGGTTATTTTTGCTTTCATGTTATCAACCATTTATTATGACCTTATTCTTGCTTTCATGTTATCAACCATTTATTATGACCTTACTTTGCTACGACTCGATTTCCATTGTTCAGATCAGTTGAAAACTGCTTCCTTAAAAGGTTTGGTATTTTTGGACAGAAGGTTTTAGACTAGTTTGGCATGCAATATGCAaagataatatattttcatcttttgtgCCTGCATTTTTCAGGAATTTTTTTGTACCTAAATAAACATTCATAGATTTGTGCTTCTTTACTTGGACGTTCAATTTTAGATGTCTTTAGTAGCATGACACCTTAGACATCTATCTCTTGTTATAATACATTTCGATAGGGTTGGATTTATGTTTGATGTTATAGCTGGTATGTCAGCTGCATTTTGTTTGTAATTCTATCTAGGCTTTAGTCATGTATTAGTGGGAGCAGTTATACATTAGTtaactgccatatttcattgtAACATAAATGCTTCTCAAGTCTATGAAAAAGATCTGATTTTTGGAAATCGAATTCAGTTTTCTTATTGTTCAAACTTCTTTGcattcgtttttctttttctccttagTTTTCTGCTAAAAAAACCAACACATGTAATCCGGACTACTTATGTATATGGCATATTGCTTATTCAAGTAATGAAGTTAATCTTTACATCATCCGGGTTACTTGCTTCTGTTTTCTTCCTCTGTTGTCAAAACCCCAACAGTTGTGATTTTTAACTCTTCCCTTTAGCATTGATGACCAGCTCAATGCTCGACATTGCACGTTCTACATGGTGGCCATAGGCTATTTCAGTTACTAGCCAACGgttgattttagttttaaagttatttgGTGCTAGCAATGTCTTGCATTGAGTTACTAAtggaaaacatttgaaataacATGCATTAAGACCCTTATTCTAGTgttgctttattattttatctttcaataatgttttatttttctaaaggctcaataatttcaataatctttcaataatgaattgatcccctataattaaatatatgattaattttgaaatattaaataaaataaatttttgaatttttctctagttttaattcatttttaattatttattattaaaaataaatataattgtaataatttttaatcatttattaattttgtaattgttaaataattttaaaaacttatattatatatcatttttaatcaaatgtccttaaaagtcattttgtattttcacctcaccgctacagctgcgtttgaatccaaacacacactccaccgTTGTTTTTAATCTCAATGCTACAGTAcccaatctcaccgctacagtacccaatctcaccgccaccgctatttttaacctcaccggagctaaacacaccgcccatccaaactaagccttagtctttaataaaattaatattaatattttggtGATGCAAAATTTTTTGGTGTACGAGCTAAAGCAATTAAGTTACAGGAAAGGCAACTTATATGCCATTTGACACCCTACTATGACATGTGGATTTTGACTATATTAAGTAAATAATCAATGTAAAATTTGTACAACCTTTAATATAGCTTTGCCAATTTGCAGAATTTAAGTTGGGAATTACAAAATTATGTTCATAATTTTGATTGTACAGTTGCTGAatctatatataattattttataaaaaaatctcataatACATGTTAATAATGATATTCAATTTATCCAAGAGATACTGATTTCCAaggtataatattaaaattttgatattaataataaaatattttattgccAAAATTGATTTTTACAGTTAGTTTATTTGTGGCATCAAAGTAAAtgcattaatatttaatttgagaaTCCTTGACCATAAGTCATGAAGCAACTATGGAAGAGTAATCCCAAAAAAAGTAATGTATAAGTTGatattcaatattattaatttataaaattaaaatatatttttgaaagactgaaattaaaatgaaaacccTATATTTAagcctaaaatcaatataaaaaattagaatgaaaatgatttttcattgtttttccCGTAAAACCTAATATATAATCCTAAAggccaaaaatatcaaaacaatttattaatatatttgattctatatgctaattttcttttctttttattaatttttatatgccatcatatcaaaatttgaaaaaggtaaacttttagtcacttatatttgaaatgttacgttttagtcacttatattaacgtattgtaaaattttagttacTAAGTCGTTAATTGTTATTAACGTGTACCGTAAACCGACGtagcatgttaaatcatcatttcaaacaaaattttaagttaatttatacaattggtctccatattttttcattttgagaatttaattttttcttttatgttcttttaactttccttttcttttttcattatcTTCTACTTCTTCATCTGTTTTCTaccttctccatctcttttaatatagtttttctatgttttcatttgttaaaactaaaagggaagagaaaaggaaaatgaaggaaaaaaagaaaaaaattaaattgttcaaaaaataaaagtatagggactagttttaataaatgaaaaacataaaaaaactatgttaaaagagatggagaaggaGGAAAACAAAGGAGAAGCGaatagaatggaaaataaaggaaaaaaaaaagaaatttaaaagaacataaaagaaaaaaattaaattactcaaaatgaaaaaaatatggggaccaattgtataatttaacctaaaattatactaaaaatCTTTCCTTTGTTGGGAGGGTTACTTTAGCTCAGACTGTTCTGATGTCTATTCCGAGCTATCTTATGCAATCGACTTTGGTTCCTAAGGGAATTTGTGACTCAATCGAAGAGATGACAAGACAATTTATCTGGGGTGCTTCTAATGGTAAGCGAAAAATGGCCTTAGTTGGGTGGGATAATATTTGTCAGTCAAGATCACATTGTAATGACCTAAATtaaaggttatcggaacagtggtttcgtaaccacaaatccaatttaaagagaaatttattttagtatttttgcatgaatatttatatgataggaaaatcgtatgaaaatatcgatagaaaaattttaccgatttagtggttagttagaaaaagaaattattgaagaaattggataaaaacaaggtatcgagacctcaatctTGTAAAAACAAGtcagaaatatttttataaacatttatgaagtgttagtaatatggtattaaaattccgttagaaaatttctacgtttgggtagttaattaagtgaaaaggactaaattgaaaagggtataaaagttactagaaggattaaatagctcaattgttaaatgaggagggacataaattgcaaataagcccaaaaggagatattttgggcggcataagctgagaaaaattttactaacataaattggaaaatcaggagaattggtgaaataagggtaaaatgggaaaataacaaattttactaacataaaaatatgaccaaattggaatatctagaattctcttcatattttcttcattatcatcagccaaaaacATCCTAAGGGTTTATTCGAGCTGGtacttcataatttttgcaccaagtgagttaatccttgcctttttcttgtaatttttgtgtttctatgacttttacaactaggtcctattactaaattcattagtttttgatttcatggatgaaattgaaagtcacTATGGTTGAGTGCTGtaagtttatgatgaaatagcatgaaatttaagctttaatttgtttatgagatgattttattaggtaatttcaatagaaattgatttgtaggacctaattgtgaaaaagtttggaattaaagtctagtgctaaaattatgatttcaaaaggttataaagtagtttaaagtgatataataaagttttaattgagaaaaatcagctcaattgagaggttaattgagcagggatgaaattatcatttattgaaagattagggaaaaatggtaattaacatcatgcactaaaacagttttggacagtagcagtagtctaactttaaaatatcaccaaaaattgtagagatcaaattagaggatgaataaaatatgaaattaactcttattgagtctagtttcttataaaagaaacgttgtaagcaatgaaattgtaaaacatgagatataatagattttgtgagacaaggtcagaatgaatttgggttccctgttctaactttggaaaatcataaaaattggagaaaaataattagggcttaaatttatatgtttaaaatccttaatgagtctattttcaaaagaaataaatgagaaCATCATCTAAATCttgtacaaggagataattaattttagtaaagaagagtcgaaactgtcagacagcataATAGAgttgactttaaagaataaactgtacttattggctaaaccaaaattctaaaattttatggtaagaagatatgtgagtctagttttggtaaaattataggatattaatttggagttctgtagatcaagatataaataatttagtgactatgactcagtgagacagctttgaatgcactataaataataatggaattatagagaatgttacatatgaacatgaaatgtattagattaatgattaaatttatttatctagatccacaaaattcaaatacgaagctagatcgaggaaaagaaaaagttcgggattagtatatttttgtttacaaacaagtattgaggtaagttcatgtaacttgaattatattcttaaatgcttgaaatgtttgttattgatgtgaacatgatttgaatgttcattgtatgaaaattgatgaaacattgatatatttgataaaaatgggaagaaatcccggttgaatagaaggaaaattcgatggatctctgaaaaggaattgacggtaaaaaggatctatcCCAGATGGGTGATCCtattctgatatagccctcccgaagaatatgtggaaaatggatttagcccggacgggtaatctgAATTAGGgcctgaatttagcctggactggtaattcagatccaagctcattagagtaattgtcattgtagagtatttagcctggactggtaatctcGCTGTAAAGATGAGGTTCACGGGAGTGTGCTCtttaaaatggaaatgtgcgtacatgaatatgaattgacggacccagatttgtacactaaagtgtacctctgaaaatccatcgaaattctgagaaattcaatgggataaatatggaaaaataacaagggaatggaaatcacggtattgatgagctcatcaatcatggtatatatattattgatacatgaaaattattgaactaacttgaatgttgagtttgtgcatgttaagggaataatgcattgaatggatgtatgaatgtttattgcattgtattgaaaatattaggtaagtataattcttgttacatgagcttactaagcacaaagtgcttaccctgtttcttttttcccctgttttgtagtgttaagagctcggaggtcggattcgGTCAGaacgcatcacactatcaacctcaagatctcggtacataaagaaactttattttggaaatcaatggcatgtataagctaataaagtaaatgttaatgtgaaatgaatgtaaggTTAGCCATtcgtatggctaacaaattttggttttggtatgtgatgaggttatattatgaatatgttaaatctatcttgaaaatatattgaaatggattggttgtgttggattggtctcagtttaaaattgcagggaagatttgatatttataaaggggttatattgagttcaaaaaaaaacttggaGATTTTGCGAAAattttcttatggtttcgatttaatcccggTTTGGTTCCGATGTAGgttttgggcttcggaggcccatccaagggacgtcatgacatgtttcgataaatgaatattatttaactcgtaataacgaaaaatttatttggtaaaatctagtaatgcctcgtactctATTCCAgtgacgaatacgggtaggaGGTATTACACACATGGTGGCCTTGGGATTAGGAGATTGGGAGACAAAAATAAAGTCTTTATGATGAAAATTGGATACAGCCTTGTCACTAAGATTGAAGCCCTATggattaaagtttttaaagctAAGTATGGTATTTAGAAAAGTATGTCAGATTGCATTCTGAGGAGTAAATGTTCCTTTATGTGGAAGGTTGTTGCGAAGGTTTGAACTTTATTGCATAATAATATGATTTGGTCTATTGGGGATGGGCGGTCTATCCGATGTTGGGAAGATAACTGGGTTCCTGATGTGGGACCTCTTATTAAGTATATTTCGAGCCATATAAATATTTCTACTGAGTGGAAAGTTCACAAGATAGTTTTGAGGAATGGTGCATGGAATCTTGACCTCTTTCGGGTTTGGTTGCCAGAAGAGGTTGTCCAATGCATCATTAGTGTCCCTCTGCCCTTGGAGTTAGCAGGCCCAGACACTCTCTCTTAGTCTAGGACAACAAACGGTGTTTTCTAAATTAGAAGTGCTTATTAGATGCTTAAGGAGGATTCCTGGAATCCGAAGGACGGCATCTGGAATAGAGTTTAGAAAATACCGGGCCCTCAATGAGTTAGGTAGTTCATTTAGTTACTCCTCAAACAACAACTCTTAACAAATTCTGAAAGGGTTTAGAGGGGTATTACGTAGGATGAGTCTTGCCACCTTTGTGGTTATATTATTGAGGATATTTCATATGTCCTTAGAGATTGCTCCTATGTGAAGGAAATTTGGCATCAAGTCATCCCCCTAGTCATATTGTGCGCTTCTTTGCTGGTAATATATCAGATTGGCTGATTGTGAATTTGTAGGTCTGTACGGCCAATAACTTGAATGATTCAGATTGGGCTTGTTACTTTGGGATAATTTTGTGGCGCATTTGGAAAAATCGCAACTTTTACATCTTTCAAGGAAAAGCTATGAATCCGAAGGAAGTCATCAGAGTTTCGTATTGTTGGGCAAAACATTTCACTTCTATTCACAAAGAAGCTTTAAAGATTAATATGTAATAGAGTCCCATTCATCCAAAGTCAAGTATGTATGTTTACCTTAATACTAATGGTGTTGTTCACTCCGCTTTTGGTTTTTTTGTTACAGGTGGAGTAATTCATGATGAGAAGGGGACTTGGATTTTGGGATACAATCGGTTATTGGGGAAATGCTCAGTTGCAGTTGCTGAGCTTTGGGGCATATTGGATGGCTTAGTTCTTCTACAGAAACAAGGTTATGATGAGGTCATTATACAATCAGACAAGTTCAAGAATGTTATATCTATTAGCGACAAGAAGCATACGGGACAAAAGAACAATCTAATAAGGAGGATCTAACAAATTCTAtcctttaaagaaaaatgattcTTGAGATATGTTCCTAAAGAGGCCAACCACATAGCTGATACGTTAGCAAAAATGGCTCTTTCAAGTGATGAAGTGTTGCATATGTTTGAGGAACCCTTGTTGGAGAT
The nucleotide sequence above comes from Gossypium raimondii isolate GPD5lz chromosome 13, ASM2569854v1, whole genome shotgun sequence. Encoded proteins:
- the LOC105784465 gene encoding uncharacterized protein LOC105784465, giving the protein MFPQFGATAETLSKASTMVFRIETDAHLYDDPDDVSIAPLLDSKFDSEKCEALKRLLALIAQGFDVSNYFPQVVKNVASQSLEVKKLAYLYLLHYAEKRPNEALLSINCFQKDLGDPNPLVRAWALRTMAGIRLHVIAPLVLVAVGKCARDPSVYVRKCAASALPKVHDLRLEEHTSAIEEVHLIDLFLHGYFCFHVINHLL